A DNA window from Arachis duranensis cultivar V14167 chromosome 3, aradu.V14167.gnm2.J7QH, whole genome shotgun sequence contains the following coding sequences:
- the LOC107481210 gene encoding myb family transcription factor PHL8, with product MENVQSSMHLILSTDAKPRLKWTPELHQRFIEAINQLGGSEKATPKSLMRVMGIPGLTLYHLKSHLQKYRLGKSQPQLEICSGNNKHEDCREMKNSEGPCSSREESIGTQNEMTESMQIAEALQMQMEVQKKLYEQIEVQRHLQLKIEAQGKYLQSVLHKAQETLAGMINNGSPGSPPISELTETRGGFSWSCGQRKQNRGTMCSLEIESSLTSSESSMDQRPNSTNTTNTASLELLPLFKESKEQEDESIIGRKRSSSCCVDQPSKMSRSELVSDIIDLNSEQIDLNCSSSFWEQ from the exons ATGGAAAATGTGCAAAGTAGCATGCACTTGATTCTCTCAACTGATGCAAAGCCAAGGCTCAAATGGACTCCTGAACTTCACCAAAGATTCATTGAGGCAATTAATCAGCTTGGAGGTTCAGAAA AAGCAACACCAAAGAGTCTTATGAGGGTGATGGGGATTCCTGGACTCACTTTGTACCATCTCAAGAGCCATTTACAG AAATATAGACTTGGGAAAAGCCAACCCCAACTTGAAATCTGTTCTGGCAACAACAAACATGAAG ATTGCAGAGAGATGAAGAACAGTGAAGGTCCTTGTAGCAGCAGGGAAGAAAGTATTGGGACACAGAATGAGATGACTGA AAGCATGCAAATTGCTGAGGCTCTCCAAATGCAAATGGAAGTGCAGAAGAAACTTTATGAGCAAATTGAG GTGCAGAGACATTTGCAGCTTAAGATTGAAGCACAAGGGAAGTACTTGCAATCAGTACTACACAAGGCACAAGAAACACTTGCAGGAATGATCAACAATGGCAGCCCGGGATCTCCTCCGATTTCGGAACTGACAGAAACAAGAGGAGGGTTCAGTTGGAGCTGTGGGCAGAGGAAACAGAACAGAGGAACCATGTGTTCACTTGAAATTGAAAGTTCTTTGACATCTTCTGAAAGTTCAATGGATCAAAGGCCTAATAGTACTAACACTACTAATACTGCTTCACTTGAATTGTTGCCACTCTTTAAAGAATCTAAGGAACAGGAAGATGAATCTATTATTGGGAGAAAGAGGAGTTCAAGCTGCTGTGTTGATCAGCCATCAAAGATGAGCAGATCTGAATTAGTGTCAGATATCATTGACTTGAATTCAGAACAAATAGATTTAAATTGCAGTTCAAGCTTCTGGGAACAATGA
- the LOC110278786 gene encoding uncharacterized protein LOC110278786: protein MAAMANLANTMEANAAATLQAVQRLGQPTGNGNGNGNGEGNTNDNTEGNSDNTGGVLMTLAMFLKLAGEAHPWWQAECRLLQLQNTDIPWEVFQTAFYRKYFPESARQAKEMELMQLKQGFMSVAEYTNKFKELCRFSRVCQGDPETFESWRCIKYQKGLKDNIMTAVAPMKIRVFSDLVNKARVVEEYAKTVAASKDTHGGRSSRGRGKYFHPRGQSFKRGGYTPQGQGGFRKNNQNQFQWLLKCGLPGHIARDCPRGKNQNAGQSQHQGRVFAVNAKDASKADPLMKGICLIGDKSSVALYDTGSSHSFISFAKVEELCLKVSELPFDLHVHTPHQTTMTRSGCRQVGFKLEGRDFVHDLIYLPMVGLEIILGFDWLSKNRILLDCFERTIQFMPEGKNGAVVATGYYLNSVMVHYSGEECQGYILLASNALGDAQNLDQIPVVRDFPEVFPEDIPEFPPQRKIEFAIDLVPGAGPVSIAPYRMAPIELAELKTQLEELLNKRFI, encoded by the exons ATGGCGGCGATGGCGAATCTCGCTAACACCATGGAAGCTAATGCTGCTGCGACTCTGCAAGCAGTGCAGAGATTGGGCCAACCGACTGGAAATGGCAACGGAAATGGGAATGGCGAAGGGAATACCAATGATAATACTGAGGGTAACAGCGATAACACAGGAGGAGTTCTGATGACCTTGGCGATGTTCCTCAAG CTAGCGGGAGAGGCCCATCCCTGGTGGCAAGCTGAGTGTCGTTTGCTACAGCTTCAGAACACCGACATTCCATGGGAGGTGTTCCAAACGGCTTTCTACAGGAAATACTTTCCTGAGTCTGCAAGGCAAGCAAAGGAGATGGAGCTAatgcagctgaagcaaggttTCATGTCTGTGGCAGAGTACACCAACAAGTTCAAAGAGCTTTGTAGGTTTTCTCGGGTATGTCAGGGTGACCCAGAGACTTTCGAGAGCTGGAGGTGCATTAAGTACCAAAAGGGCTTGAAGGACAACATTATGACTGCTGTGGCTCCTATGAAGATCCGTGTCTTCTCCGACTTGGTGAACAAAGCAAGGGTAGTGGAGGAGTATGCCAAGACAGTGGCGGCATCTAAGGACACTCATGGAGGGAGGTCTAGTCGTGGGCGTGGCAAGTATTTTCATCCTAGAGGACAAAGCTTCAAAAGAGGGGGATATACTCCTCAAGGCCAAGGGGGCTTCAGAAAGAACAATCAGAATCAGTTTCA GTGGTTGCTCAAGTGTGGGTTACCTGGCCACATTGCGAGGGATTGCCCTCGTGGGAAGAATCAGAATGCAGGCCAGAGTCAGCATCAAGGTCGAGTCTTTGCTGTGAATGCCAAGGATGCTTCCAAGGCGGATCCTTTGATGAAAGGTATATGTCTAATTGGTGATAAATCCTCAGTTGCATTATATGATACTGGATCTTCGCATTCGTTTATTTCATTTGCTAAAGTTGAGGAATTATGCTTGAAAGTATCAGAGTTACCTTTTGATCTACATGTACATACTCCGCATCAAACAACTATGACTAGGTCAGGCTGTAGACAAGTAGGTTTCAAGCTTGAGGGTAGAGACTTTGTACACGATTTGATCTATTTACCAATGGTGGGGCTGGAGATTATTTTGGGGTTTGATTGGTTGTCGAAGAACCGGATTTTGTTGGATTGCTTTGAACGGACAATTCAGTTTATGCCGGAAGGAAAAAATGGAGCAGTGGTAGCTACAGGGTATTACCTGAACTCTGTAATGGTACATTATAGTGGGGAGGAGTGTCAGGGTTATATTCTGTTGGCTTCTAATGCGTTGGGCGATGCCCAGAACTTAGATCAAATTCCGGTGGTTAGAGATTTTCCAGAAGTGTTCCCGGAAGATATCCCTGAGTTCCCACCTCAAAGGAAAATTGAGTTTGCGATTGATTTGGTGCCAGGAGCCGGACCAGTATCGATTGCACCGTATAGAATGGCTCCTATAGAGCTGGCAGAGCTAAAGACTCAGTTGGAAGAGCTTCTGAATAAGAGGTTCATTTGA
- the LOC107481211 gene encoding beta-1,3-galactosyltransferase GALT1 isoform X2 yields the protein MKKWYGRIVIASLFMLFMVLLLRYSFMKYPNGATYLTLVPVSLNNKTDPIKWVDPMVAPVQSPNNDSQVVPSDIVVSSLFSMNNFTKQEQQTMQTWNKLKHLLDHTKGLPNAVEAVKEAKGAWNSLVCLLEEQREGYRNESLRLKEKQCPYFLNNMNSTELGSGSYKLRFPCGLTQGSSISVIGVPKGLLGDFRIDLTGEPLAGEPDPPIVLHYNVRLHGDKITQDPVIVQNTWTKDQDWGAEERCPSPTPENAKKVDELEQCNKIVGKNMEGNGMQSHTSRKLSAPKEEQLKNRKYFPFKQGDPFVATIRVGSEGIQMTVDGKHITSFAFRQTLEPWLVSEMRISGDVELISVLASGLPTSEDSEHIADIESLKSTPISSNTPLDLFIGVFSTANNFERRMAVRRTWMQYNAIRSNQTAAVRFFVGLHKNQIVNEELWKESQTYGDIQLMPFVDYYSIISWKTLAICIFGTEIVSARFVMKTDDDSFVRVDQVLDNLYRINVDHGLLYGLINSDSRPHRSADSKWYISREEWSEETYPPWAHGPGYVVSHDIASMVYKKYTQGQLKMFKLEDVAMGIWISEMKKGGLEVRYEKESRVYNVGCKDGYVVAHYQDPRQMLCLWQKLELRQGPKCCANRRRR from the exons atgaagaagtgGTATGGCAGGATTGTGATAGCATCATTGTTCATGTTGTTCATGGTTTTGCTCCTTAGATACAGTTTCATGAAGTATCCTAACGGGGCAACATATCTTACTCTGGTTCCTGTTTCTTTGAACAACAAAACCGATCCTATAAAGTGGGTTGATCCTATGGTTGCACCTGTTCAGAGTCCAAACAATGATTCTCAAGTTGTTCCTTCAGACATTGTAGTATCTAGCCTCTTTTCCATGAACAATTTCACCAAACAAGAGCAACAAACTATGCAGACATGGAACAAGTTAAAACACTTGCTTGATCATACTAAGGGATTGCCTAATGCTGTGGAAGCTGTTAAAGAAGCTAAAGGTGCATGGAATAGTCTTGTTTGCTTATTAGAAGAACAAAGGGAAGGTTATAGGAATGAGAGTTTGAGATTGAAGGAGAAACAATGTCCTTATTTTCTTAACAATATGAATTCCACAGAACTTGGTAGTGGTAGTTACAAGCTGAGGTTTCCTTGTGGCCTCACACAAGGTTCTTCCATATCTGTTATTGGCGTTCCCAAAGGGCTACTAGGCGATTTTCGGATCGACTTGACTGGAGAACCCCTTGCCGGAGAACCTGATCCTCCAATTGTTTTGCATTACAATGTTAGGCTCCATGGCGATAAGATCACCCAAGATCCTGTGATTGTTCAGAATACTTGGACAAAAGATCAAGATTGGGGTGCAGAGGAACGTTGCCCTTCTCCTACTCCTGAAAATGCTAAGAAAG TTGATGAGTTGGAGCAGTGCAATAAGATTGTGGGAAAGAACATGGAGGGCAATGGCATGCAGTCCCACACTTCCAGGAAACTTTCAGCACCAAAAGAGGAACaactgaaaaacagaaaatattttccttttaagcAAGGCGATCCATTTGTTGCAACTATTAGAGTTGGATCAGAGGGAATCCAAATGACTGTTGATGGAAAACACATAACTTCATTCGCTTTTCGCCAA ACTTTGGAGCCATGGCTTGTGAGTGAGATGAGAATTTCAGGAGATGTTGAGTTAATTTCTGTCCTTGCCAGTGGTCTTCCTACATCAGAGGATTCAGAGCATATTGCTGATATAGAATCACTGAAATCTACTCCTATATCTTCCAATACCCCATTGGATCTCTTCATTGGTGTTTTCTCTACAGCTAACAATTTTGAGCGTAGGATGGCTGTTAGAAGAACATGGATGCAGTACAATGCAATTCGATCCAATCAAACCGCGGCCGTGCGCTTCTTCGTTGGTTTG CATAAGAACCAAATTGTAAATGAAGAACTGTGGAAAGAATCACAAACCTATGGTGACATTCAGCTAATGCCATTTGTTGACTACTATAGCATCATCTCATGGAAAACTTTAGCAATCTGCATTTTTGGG ACAGAGATTGTTTCAGCAAGGTTTGTGATGAAGACAGACGATGATTCATTTGTTCGTGTGGATCAAGTTCTGGACAATTTGTATCGGATCAATGTGGATCATGGCTTGCTgtatggactcatcaattcaGATTCTCGACCTCATCGAAGTGCTGATAGTAAATGGTACATCAGCCGGGAG GAATGGAGTGAAGAAACATATCCTCCATGGGCACACGGTCCGGGGTATGTGGTCTCACATGACATAGCAAGCATGGTGTACAAGAAATACACGCAAGGCCAATTAAAG ATGTTCAAACTAGAAGACGTGGCAATGGGAATATGGATATCAGAGATGAAGAAGGGAGGGCTAGAAGTTCGGTACGAGAAAGAAAGCAGAGTCTATAATGTGGGTTGCAAGGATGGCTATGTGGTTGCACATTACCAAGATCCTAGGCAGATGCTTTGTTTGTGGCAGAAACTTGAGCTTCGTCAAGGTCCAAAATGCTGTGCTAATCGTAGAAGAAGATGA
- the LOC107481211 gene encoding beta-1,3-galactosyltransferase GALT1 isoform X1, giving the protein MKTNTDQHLFPPYIHFLEKIPSPGQLQHGNIILYSFLVTIMVDISKLTDICFMKYPNGATYLTLVPVSLNNKTDPIKWVDPMVAPVQSPNNDSQVVPSDIVVSSLFSMNNFTKQEQQTMQTWNKLKHLLDHTKGLPNAVEAVKEAKGAWNSLVCLLEEQREGYRNESLRLKEKQCPYFLNNMNSTELGSGSYKLRFPCGLTQGSSISVIGVPKGLLGDFRIDLTGEPLAGEPDPPIVLHYNVRLHGDKITQDPVIVQNTWTKDQDWGAEERCPSPTPENAKKVDELEQCNKIVGKNMEGNGMQSHTSRKLSAPKEEQLKNRKYFPFKQGDPFVATIRVGSEGIQMTVDGKHITSFAFRQTLEPWLVSEMRISGDVELISVLASGLPTSEDSEHIADIESLKSTPISSNTPLDLFIGVFSTANNFERRMAVRRTWMQYNAIRSNQTAAVRFFVGLHKNQIVNEELWKESQTYGDIQLMPFVDYYSIISWKTLAICIFGTEIVSARFVMKTDDDSFVRVDQVLDNLYRINVDHGLLYGLINSDSRPHRSADSKWYISREEWSEETYPPWAHGPGYVVSHDIASMVYKKYTQGQLKMFKLEDVAMGIWISEMKKGGLEVRYEKESRVYNVGCKDGYVVAHYQDPRQMLCLWQKLELRQGPKCCANRRRR; this is encoded by the exons ATGAAAACCAACACTGATCAGCACTTGTTTCCTCCTTACATACATTTTCTCGAGAAAATCCCATCACCAG GTCAGCTCCAGCAtggaaatattatattatattctttcCTAGTAACTATTATGGTGGATATCTCAAAGCTCACTGATATTTG TTTCATGAAGTATCCTAACGGGGCAACATATCTTACTCTGGTTCCTGTTTCTTTGAACAACAAAACCGATCCTATAAAGTGGGTTGATCCTATGGTTGCACCTGTTCAGAGTCCAAACAATGATTCTCAAGTTGTTCCTTCAGACATTGTAGTATCTAGCCTCTTTTCCATGAACAATTTCACCAAACAAGAGCAACAAACTATGCAGACATGGAACAAGTTAAAACACTTGCTTGATCATACTAAGGGATTGCCTAATGCTGTGGAAGCTGTTAAAGAAGCTAAAGGTGCATGGAATAGTCTTGTTTGCTTATTAGAAGAACAAAGGGAAGGTTATAGGAATGAGAGTTTGAGATTGAAGGAGAAACAATGTCCTTATTTTCTTAACAATATGAATTCCACAGAACTTGGTAGTGGTAGTTACAAGCTGAGGTTTCCTTGTGGCCTCACACAAGGTTCTTCCATATCTGTTATTGGCGTTCCCAAAGGGCTACTAGGCGATTTTCGGATCGACTTGACTGGAGAACCCCTTGCCGGAGAACCTGATCCTCCAATTGTTTTGCATTACAATGTTAGGCTCCATGGCGATAAGATCACCCAAGATCCTGTGATTGTTCAGAATACTTGGACAAAAGATCAAGATTGGGGTGCAGAGGAACGTTGCCCTTCTCCTACTCCTGAAAATGCTAAGAAAG TTGATGAGTTGGAGCAGTGCAATAAGATTGTGGGAAAGAACATGGAGGGCAATGGCATGCAGTCCCACACTTCCAGGAAACTTTCAGCACCAAAAGAGGAACaactgaaaaacagaaaatattttccttttaagcAAGGCGATCCATTTGTTGCAACTATTAGAGTTGGATCAGAGGGAATCCAAATGACTGTTGATGGAAAACACATAACTTCATTCGCTTTTCGCCAA ACTTTGGAGCCATGGCTTGTGAGTGAGATGAGAATTTCAGGAGATGTTGAGTTAATTTCTGTCCTTGCCAGTGGTCTTCCTACATCAGAGGATTCAGAGCATATTGCTGATATAGAATCACTGAAATCTACTCCTATATCTTCCAATACCCCATTGGATCTCTTCATTGGTGTTTTCTCTACAGCTAACAATTTTGAGCGTAGGATGGCTGTTAGAAGAACATGGATGCAGTACAATGCAATTCGATCCAATCAAACCGCGGCCGTGCGCTTCTTCGTTGGTTTG CATAAGAACCAAATTGTAAATGAAGAACTGTGGAAAGAATCACAAACCTATGGTGACATTCAGCTAATGCCATTTGTTGACTACTATAGCATCATCTCATGGAAAACTTTAGCAATCTGCATTTTTGGG ACAGAGATTGTTTCAGCAAGGTTTGTGATGAAGACAGACGATGATTCATTTGTTCGTGTGGATCAAGTTCTGGACAATTTGTATCGGATCAATGTGGATCATGGCTTGCTgtatggactcatcaattcaGATTCTCGACCTCATCGAAGTGCTGATAGTAAATGGTACATCAGCCGGGAG GAATGGAGTGAAGAAACATATCCTCCATGGGCACACGGTCCGGGGTATGTGGTCTCACATGACATAGCAAGCATGGTGTACAAGAAATACACGCAAGGCCAATTAAAG ATGTTCAAACTAGAAGACGTGGCAATGGGAATATGGATATCAGAGATGAAGAAGGGAGGGCTAGAAGTTCGGTACGAGAAAGAAAGCAGAGTCTATAATGTGGGTTGCAAGGATGGCTATGTGGTTGCACATTACCAAGATCCTAGGCAGATGCTTTGTTTGTGGCAGAAACTTGAGCTTCGTCAAGGTCCAAAATGCTGTGCTAATCGTAGAAGAAGATGA